One genomic segment of Pleurodeles waltl isolate 20211129_DDA chromosome 11, aPleWal1.hap1.20221129, whole genome shotgun sequence includes these proteins:
- the DIPK2A gene encoding divergent protein kinase domain 2A: MLRPLPVKLGRLCRLLKLALLAAALLVMLLNTHSLLASFQRNELTDRRFLALNKCPACFGTSWCRKFLNGQLTFESWGRLRAFDLFNVKNVYFARYGEPREGNRRVVLKRLGSARELAELDRDICRRATGGRTRCDLIQAMPRTEFARLNGDVRLLTPQAVEGWSDLVHCPSQRLLDRLVRRYAETKDSGSFLLRNLKDSERMQLLLTLAFNPEPLVLQSFPSDEGWPFAKYLGACGRMVAVNYVGEELWSFFYAPWEKRVDLAWQLMEIAEQLTNNDFEFALYLLDVSFDNFAVGPRDGKVIIVDAENVLVADKRLIKQNKPENWDVWYESKFDDCDKEACLSFSKEILCSRTTVDHNYYAICQNLLSRHATWRGTSGGLLHDPPAEITKDGRLEALLDECANPKKRYGRFQAAKELREYLSQFTNNVR; the protein is encoded by the exons ATGCTGCGGCCGCTCCCCGTGAAGCTGGGTCGGCTGTGCCGGCTACTGAAGCTGGCGCTGCTGGCGGCTGCGCTACTCGTCATGTTACTCAACACGCACTCTTTACTAGCCTCTTTTCAGCGGAACGAGCTGACCGACCGTCGCTTTCTGGCGCTCAACAAGTGCCCCGCATGCTTCGGCACCAGTTGGTGCCGCAAGTTCCTCAACGGGCAGCTTACGTTCGAGTCCTGGGGTCGGCTGCGCGCCTTCGACCTCTTCAACGTCAAGAACGTGTACTTTGCGCGCTACGGAGAGCCACGAGAGGGCAACCGGCGCGTGGTCCTCAAGCGGCTGGGCTCTGCGCGCGAGCTGGCCGAGCTGGACCGCGACATCTGCCGGCGCGCCACCGGCGGCCGCACGCGTTGCGACCTCATCCAGGCCATGCCCCGCACCGAGTTCGCGCGGCTTAACGGCGATGTACGGCTCCTGACCCCGCAGGCCGTGGAAGGCTGGTCCGACCTGGTGCATTGCCCCTCGCAGCGTCTGCTCGACCGCTTGGTCCGCAGGTACGCAGAGACCAAGGATTCGGGCAGCTTCCTGCTCCGCAACCTAAAGGATAGCGAGCGTATGCAGTTGCTGCTCACCCTGGCTTTCAACCCCGAGCCACTCGTATTGCAG AGTTTTCCATCAGATGAAGGATGGCCTTTTGCAAAATACTTGGGTGCATGTGGAAGAATGGTTGCAGTAAACTACGTTGGAGAGGAGCTGTGGAGTTTTTTCTATGCACCATGGGAGAAGAGAGTGGACCTTGCCTGGCAATTAATGGAAATAGCTGAACAGCTAACAAACAATGACTTTGAGTTTGCCCTCTACCTCCTAGATGTCAGCTTTGACAACTTTGCAGTGGGTCCAAGAGATGGGAAGGTCATAATTGTAGATGCTGAAAATGTGTTGGTGGCAGATAAAAGGTTAATTAAACAAA ACAAGCCTGAAAATTGGGATGTTTGGTATGAAAGCAAGTTTGATGACTGTGATAAAGAAGCTTGCCTATCATTCTCAAAAGAAATTCTCTGTTCTCGTACTACTGTGGACCACAATTACTATGCTATCTGTCAGAACCTCTTGTCCAGACATGCAACTTGGCGTGGCACGTCTGGAGGACTTCTTCATGATCCTCCGGCAGAAATCACCAAAGATGGTCGCCTCGAAGCCTTGCTGGATGAGTGTGCCAATCCAAAGAAGCGATATGGTCGATTTCAAGCAGCAAAAGAGTTGCGCGAATACCTTTCACAGTTCACTAATAATGTGAGGTAG